In Heliangelus exortis chromosome Z, bHelExo1.hap1, whole genome shotgun sequence, a genomic segment contains:
- the SEMA6A gene encoding semaphorin-6A isoform X4, whose translation MRSEALLLYFTLLHFAGAGFPEDSEPISISHGNYTRQYPVFVGHKPGRNTTQRHRLDIQLVMVMNRTLYVAARDHIYTVDMDTSHTEEIYFNKKLTWKSRQADVDTCRMKGKHKDECHNFIKVLLKRNEDTLFICGTNAFNPSCRNYKMDTLEFLGDEFSGMARCPYDAKHANVALFAEGKLYSATVTDFLAIDAVIYRSLGDSPTLRTVKHDSKWLKEPYFVQAVDYGNYIYFFFREIAVEYNSMGKVVFPRVAQVCKNDMGGSQRVLEKQWTSFLKARLNCSVPGDSHFYFNILQAVTDVIHFNGRDVVLATFSTPYNSIPGSAVCAYDMLDIANVFTGRFKEQKSPDSTWTPVPDERVPKPRPGCCAGSTSLEKYVTSNEFPDDTLNFIKTHPLMDEAVPAIVNRPWFLRTMVRYRLTKIAVDSAAGPNQNYTVVFLGSEKGIILKFLARTGNSGFLNDSLFLEEMNIYNPEKCSYDGVEDKRIVGMQLDKPSSALYVAFSTCVIKVPMGRCERHGKCKKACIASRDPYCGWVKESGVCMQLVLGFKSDS comes from the exons ATGAGGTCAGAAGCCTTGCTGCTATATTTCACACTGCTACACTTTGCTGGGGCTGGTTTCCCAGAAGATTCTGAGCCAATCAGTATTTCGCATGGCAACT ATACAAGACAGTATCCGGTGTTTGTGGGTCACAAACCAGGGCGGAACACCACACAGAGGCACCGGCTTGACATCCAGCTGGTCATGGTCATGAACAGGACCCTCTACGTTGCTGCTAG GGACCATATTTATACTGTTGATATGGACACATCACAtacagaagaaatttattttaacaaa AAATTGACGTGGAAATCTAGACAAGCTGATGTAGACACATGCAGAATGAAGGGAAAACATAAG gatgaaTGTCACAATTTTATTAAAGTTCTCCTAAAAAGAAATGAGGATACCTTGTTTATCTGTGGGACAAATGCGTTCAACCCTTCTTGCAGGAACTACAAG atgGATACGTTGGAGTTCCTGGGAGATGAATTCAGTGGAATGGCCAGATGCCCCTATGATGCAAAGCATGCCAATGTTGCATTGTTTGCAG agGGGAAGCTGTATTCTGCCACAGTGACTGACTTCCTTGCAATAGATGCAGTCATATACCGGAGCCTTGGAGACAGCCCAACCCTGCGGACAGTTAAACATGACTCAAAATGGTTGAAAG aaccATATTTTGTCCAGGCAGTGGACTATGGCAATTACATTTACTTCTTCTTCCGGGAAATAGCAGTAGAGTACAACAGCATGGGAAAG GTAGTTTTCCCAAGGGTGGCTCAGGTTTGCAAAAATGACATGGGAGGATCTCAGAGAGTACTGGAAAAACAGTGGACTTCCTTTCTCAAGGCTCGTTTGAACTGCTCAGTTCCTGGCGATTCACACTTCTACTTTAACATACTGCAGGCAGTTACAGATGTTATCCATTTCAATGGCCGGGATGTTGTTTTAGCAACTTTCTCCACTCCATATAATAG catccctggctctgcagtCTGTGCCTATGACATGCTTGACATTGCCAATGTCTTCACTGGGAGATTCAAAGAACAAAAGTCTCCTGATTCCACGTGGACACCGGTTCCTGATGAACGAGTGCCCAAACCCAG gcCAGGTTGCTGTGCTGGCTCTACATCATTAGAAAAATATGTAACCTCTAATGAGTTCCCGGATGATACTCTGAACTTCATCAAAACACATCCACTGATGGATGAGGCTGTACCTGCTATTGTCAATCGACCCTGGTTTCTGAGAACAATGGTCAG ATACCGCCTGACCAAAATTGCTGTGGATTCTGCTGCTGGGCCAAATCAGAACTACACTGTGGTTTTCTTGGGATCAGAGAAGGGAATCATCCTAAAGTTCTTGGCACGGACAGGAAACAGTGGTTTCCTAAATGATAGCCTTTTCCTGGAGGAGATGAACATTTACAATCCTGAAAA gtgCAGTTACGATGGCGTGGAGGACAAGCGGATAGTGGGGATGCAGCTTGACAAGCCCAGCAGTGCCCTGTACGTCGCCTTCTCCACCTGTGTCATCAAGGTCCCCATGGGACGGTGTGAGCGTCATGGCAAATGCAAAAA GGCCTGCATAGCGTCCAGAGACCCGTACTGCGGATGGGTGAAGGAGAGTGGGGTGTGTATGCAGCTGGTCCTTGGCTTCAA